A genomic region of Cannabis sativa cultivar Pink pepper isolate KNU-18-1 chromosome 1, ASM2916894v1, whole genome shotgun sequence contains the following coding sequences:
- the LOC115705648 gene encoding DEAD-box ATP-dependent RNA helicase 18: MGADPENLNRALTETRFSDLRPELSESVLEALSQTGFEFCTPVQAATIPLLCKFKDVAVDAATGSGKTLAFVVPLVEIIRRVSTPPKPHQVMGVIISPTRELASQIYKVAQPFIATLSNFKSILLVGGTDVKADMTMIDEEGANLLIGTPGRLNDIMERMEILDYKSFEVLILDEADRLLDLGFQTQINAIISRLPKLRRTGLFSATQTEAVEELAKAGMRNPVRVEVRAETKPANGTVSSEQAASSRTPSSLHLEYLECEADKKSSQLVDLLVKNKSQKIIVYFMTCACVQYWGLVLPRLAPLKGFNLIPLCGDMKQVAREKALDRFRSLSSGILLCTDVAARGLDIPGVDFVIQYDPPQDPNVFVHRVGRTARMGREGNSIVFLLPKEEAYVEFLRLRRIPLQEREISEDASDIIPQIRSAATKDRDVMEKGVRAFVSFVCGYKNHNCSYIFRWKELEIGRLAMGFGLLKLPSMPEVKRFSLSIEGFTPAEDVKWEDIKFKDKSREKQRKKNLQAKKEKQLHEQPRKPSKSSNAEPSAMRKKTAKQRRAVQTVEDDDELTRDYRLLKKLKKGTIDESEFAKLSGIEDF, translated from the exons ATGGGCGCCGACCCCGAAAACCTTAACCGGGCGCTGACAGAGACCCGCTTTTCCGACCTCAGGCCCGAGCTCTCTGAGTCCGTTCTCGAAGCCTTATCTCAAACAGGGTTCGAGTTCTGCACTCCAGTTCAAGCCGCTACAATCCCTTTGCTATGCAAATTCAAAGACGTAGCAGTAGACGCCGCCACCGGCTCAGGAAAAACTCTAGCCTTCGTAGTTCCACTCGTCGAGATTATCCGTCGCGTTTCCACCCCTCCAAAACCTCACCAG GTAATGGGAGTAATTATTTCTCCCACAAGAGAACTAGCGTCTCAAATATATAAAGTTGCGCAGCCATTCATTGCGACGCTTTCGAATTTCAAGTCCATACTTTTAGTTGGGGGAACCGATGTGAAAGCAGACATGACAATGATAGACGAGGAAGGAGCTAACTTGTTGATTGGCACTCCTGGAAGACTAAACGATATTATGGAAAGAATGGAAATTTTGGACTATAAGAGCTTTGAG GTTTTAATTCTAGATGAGGCAGATAGGCTATTGGATTTGGGATTCCAAACGCAGATAAATGCAATTATATCTCGCTTACCCAAGCTTCGTAGAACTGGCCTCTTTTCAGCAACTCAAACTGAGGCGGTTGAAGAGCTTGCCAAGGCAGGGATGAGAAATCCTGTGAGAGTTGAAGTACGGGCCGAAACAAAGCCGGCAAATGGTACAGTATCATCGGAACAAGCTGCATCTTCAAGAACACCTTCCAGTCTTCACCTTGAG TACTTGGAGTGTGAAGCAGACAAAAAATCATCACAGCTTGTGGATCTTCTTGTTAAGAACAAGAGTCAAAAGATTATAGT ATACTTCATGACTTGTGCTTGTGTTCAATATTGGGGCCTTGTTCTTCCGCGTCTTGCTCCTCTCAAGGGTTTCAATCTTATTCCACTATGTGGGGATATGAAGCAG GTTGCAAGGGAGAAAGCCTTGGATCGTTTTAGATCACTTTCGAGTGGTATTCTTCTATGCACTGATGTTGCAGCACGTGGGCTGGACATCCCAGGTGTTGATTTTGTGATTCAG TATGATCCCCCTCAAGATCCCAATGTTTTTGTACATAGAGTTGGACGAACAGCTCGCATGGGCAGAGAAGGAAATTCAATCGTTTTCTTATTGCCAAAG GAGGAAGCTTATGTAGAATTCCTACGTCTGAGAAGGATTCCTCTTCAAGAAAGAGAAATTTCTGAAGATGCTTCTGATATTATTCCTCAG ATACGATCTGCAGCAACAAAGGACCGTGATGTCATGGAAAAGGGAGTGAGAGCATTTGTTTCTTTTGTTTGTGGATATAAAAATCATAATTGCTCATACATTTTCAG GTGGAAAGAACTTGAAATCGGGAGGTTGGCCATGGGATTTGGTCTCTTGAAGCTTCCTTCAATGCCTGAGGTGAAGAGGTTTTCACTTTCCATTGAGGGTTTCACTCCTGCTGAAGATGTCAAATGGGAGGACATTAAGTTCAA ggATAAATCTCGGgagaaacaaagaaagaaaaatttgcAAGCAAAGAAAGAAAAGCAGTTGCATGAGCAACCTCGAAAGCCCAGCAAAAGTTCAAATGCTGAACCTAGTGCAATGAGGAAGAAAACAGCTAAACAGAGACGTGCTGTGCAGACAGTTGAAGATGACGATGAGTTGACACGAGATTACCGCCTCCTGAAGAAGCTGAAAAAGGGGACTATTGATGAAAGTGAGTTTGCAAAATTATCAGGGATTGAAGACTTTTGA
- the LOC115717699 gene encoding uncharacterized protein LOC115717699, with the protein MKTSHQVPMLMVPNRKQHTWDMYDPMTNKFKEISKLHIPYDKRFGGSSQGWLVTVNRDFTVTLYKPYSTDHDSAIINLPCLFPPEVEDGDLEGLEDMREYCDQHIYKATITADPLINPNDYMVVVIYLHCWKIAIISPGRDNIWRKIDPDEEIFSDILFNSNKFYFLNHNHDTLSSYDSREPYCGTKVTWNNSDNWFGIKSYIVKSFEGDILQVLRRCEWKDSLTIRRTTKVNIFKLDFVDGGVKRVIVKSLGDAALFLGDNSSIYVRASNFLGCKSNCIYFSHDTDLISYGPQGVPCDCGIYNLGDNSYKKFTLLLDDEDSTIISKMEAQPPIWIQPTLNL; encoded by the coding sequence ATGAAGACTTCACACCAAGTTCCCATGCTTATGGTTCCTAATAGAAAACAACATACTTGGGATATGTATGATCCAATGACTAATAAGTTCAAAGAAATATCTAAATTACATATACCTTATGATAAGCGTTTTGGAGGATCATCACAAGGATGGCTAGTAACTGTGAATCGTGATTTCACGGTTACACTATACAAGCCTTACTCTACAGATCATGATAGTGCAATCATCAATCTTCCGTGTTTGTTTCCTCCAGAAGTTGAAGATGGGGATCTTGAAGGATTGGAAGATATGAGAGAATATTGTGATCAACATATTTACAAAGCGACAATCACTGCAGATCCATTAATAAATCCAAATGATTATATGGTTGTGGtcatttatttacattgttgGAAAATAGCCATTATAAGTCCCGGGAGAGATAATATTTGGAGAAAAATTGATCCAGATGAAGAAATATTTAGTGATATATTGTTCAATAgcaataagttttattttcttaatcataaTCATGACACTCTTTCATCTTATGATAGTCGTGAGCCATACTGTGGTACAAAAGTAACTTGGAATAATTCTGACAATTGGTTTGGTATCAAGTCTTATATTGTGAAGTCATTTGAGGGAGATATTTTACAAGTGTTAAGACGTTGTGAATGGAAAGATAGTTTGACAATACGACGTACTAcaaaagtaaatatttttaaattggaTTTTGTTGATGGAGGAGTAAAAAGGGTTATAGTTAAAAGTCTAGGAGATGCTGCTCTCTTTCTAGGAGATAACTCTTCAATATATGTGCGTGCATCAAACTTTCTTGGATGTAAATCAAATTGCATCTATTTCAGTCATGACACTGATTTAATCTCATACGGTCCTCAGGGAGTTCCTTGTGATTGTGGCATCTACAATCTCGGAGATAACAGctataaaaaatttacattattATTAGATGATGAAGATTCAAcaataatttcaaaaatggaggCCCAACCACCCATATGGATTCAACCTACCTTGAATTtatga